The following are encoded together in the Streptomyces sp. NBC_00358 genome:
- a CDS encoding SAM-dependent methyltransferase: MTIDRQSFPTLDTSRAHPARVYDWLLGGKDNYPVDEAVGEKLPPEARDAARQNREFMHRASAWLAEQGIDQFLDIGTGIPTQPNLHQIVQDISPEAKVVYTDNDPIVLRHAEALLVSRPEGVTDYIQADVRRPQEIVEHARHILDFSRPIALSLIALMHFVPDEQDAHAIVRNLVDTLPSGSYLVLSHASSDLFPELSAQVTAEYAKGGIQLGFRTRPEVQRFFDGLDLVEPGLVTATEWFTSARRPRPEDSGIYAGVARVR, encoded by the coding sequence ATGACGATCGACCGACAGTCGTTTCCAACGCTCGACACCAGCAGGGCGCATCCCGCGCGGGTCTACGACTGGCTGCTGGGCGGCAAGGACAACTACCCGGTCGACGAGGCGGTGGGAGAGAAACTGCCGCCCGAGGCGAGGGACGCGGCGCGGCAGAACCGCGAGTTCATGCACCGGGCGTCCGCCTGGCTCGCCGAGCAGGGCATCGACCAGTTCCTGGACATCGGGACCGGGATTCCCACGCAGCCCAATCTCCACCAGATCGTCCAGGACATCTCGCCCGAGGCGAAGGTGGTCTACACCGACAACGACCCGATCGTGCTGCGTCACGCCGAGGCACTGCTCGTGAGCCGGCCCGAGGGAGTCACGGACTACATCCAGGCCGATGTGCGGCGGCCCCAGGAGATCGTCGAGCACGCCCGGCACATACTCGACTTCAGCCGCCCGATCGCCTTGTCACTGATCGCGCTGATGCACTTCGTCCCCGACGAGCAGGACGCCCACGCCATCGTCCGCAACCTGGTCGACACGCTGCCCTCGGGGAGCTACCTGGTGCTGTCGCACGCCTCGTCCGACCTGTTCCCCGAACTCTCCGCACAGGTCACCGCCGAGTACGCCAAGGGCGGCATCCAACTCGGCTTCCGTACCCGGCCGGAGGTGCAGCGCTTCTTCGACGGCCTCGATCTCGTCGAGCCGGGCCTGGTCACGGCGACGGAGTGGTTCACGTCGGCGCGCAGGCCGAGGCCGGAGGACAGCGGCATCTACGCGGGAGTGGCACGCGTCCGCTGA
- a CDS encoding YoaK family protein, which produces MSEEAGPPASAERRERQQTVVMATLTVLAGAADAVSFLTMGHVFTALATGNLLFLSFAVAGEGQVPVARPAIALIAFVLGAAAGALTTRGLVARHRHWFAAALTVEGVLLALAGATALWRNGSGSLADHPDNLVIAIVGFAMGLRADTALRAAVPGMPTLLVQVSLVRLIHGLTGATPVTSRKSTIRVRLVATVLGIFAGGALGTLMTPWGTGHALLAIAAAVLIIAALNVLLARYGLLTPELIG; this is translated from the coding sequence ATGAGCGAAGAAGCCGGACCACCGGCGTCGGCCGAACGCCGCGAACGTCAGCAGACCGTCGTCATGGCGACCCTCACCGTCCTGGCGGGCGCGGCCGACGCGGTGAGCTTCCTGACCATGGGGCACGTCTTCACCGCGCTGGCCACCGGCAACCTGCTCTTCCTGTCCTTCGCCGTCGCCGGCGAAGGACAGGTACCGGTGGCCCGCCCAGCCATCGCCCTGATCGCCTTCGTCCTGGGAGCCGCGGCCGGGGCCCTCACCACCCGCGGTCTCGTCGCACGGCACCGGCACTGGTTCGCTGCCGCCCTGACCGTCGAAGGGGTGCTCCTCGCGCTCGCCGGTGCGACGGCCTTGTGGCGGAACGGTTCCGGGTCGCTCGCCGACCACCCGGACAACCTGGTCATCGCCATCGTCGGCTTCGCCATGGGCCTGCGCGCGGACACCGCCCTGCGGGCCGCCGTTCCCGGCATGCCGACCCTGCTCGTCCAGGTCTCGCTGGTCCGTCTCATCCACGGCCTCACCGGCGCCACTCCCGTGACCTCACGGAAGAGCACGATCCGGGTCCGGCTCGTCGCGACCGTGCTCGGCATCTTCGCGGGCGGCGCCCTCGGCACCCTCATGACGCCGTGGGGCACCGGCCACGCGCTGCTCGCCATCGCGGCCGCGGTGCTGATCATCGCCGCCCTCAACGTGCTCCTGGCGCGGTACGGCCTGCTCACGCCGGAACTCATCGGCTGA
- a CDS encoding alpha/beta hydrolase, whose translation MHSLQFTAESSANGMIERDFVVGGVPGVLWSPASGADRAPLVLMGHGGGTHKKAPAMAGRAQRLVSGCGFHVAVIDAPGHGDRPRTAHDEREIAELFRARAAGEPEGPIVVRYNAYLAELAVPEWRATLDALQALPEIGADGPVGYFGINMGTAIGVPLVAVEPRITAAVLGQHWPDVLAEKAKRITVPIEFDLQWDDEHIPREAGLALFDAFASKEKTLHANAGRHKELPRFEADSAVRFFARHLGRAGVTSAT comes from the coding sequence ATGCATTCTCTGCAGTTCACCGCCGAGTCCTCGGCCAACGGAATGATCGAACGCGACTTCGTCGTGGGCGGGGTCCCCGGCGTCCTGTGGTCTCCGGCCTCCGGCGCCGACCGGGCGCCCCTGGTGCTGATGGGGCACGGGGGCGGTACGCACAAGAAGGCACCGGCCATGGCGGGCCGGGCCCAGCGCCTCGTGTCCGGCTGCGGCTTCCATGTCGCCGTCATCGACGCGCCCGGTCATGGAGACCGCCCCCGCACGGCGCACGACGAGCGGGAGATCGCCGAGCTGTTCCGGGCAAGGGCGGCGGGCGAACCGGAAGGTCCGATCGTCGTCCGCTACAACGCGTACCTGGCGGAGCTCGCCGTGCCGGAGTGGCGGGCGACCCTGGACGCCCTCCAGGCGCTTCCGGAGATCGGCGCCGACGGGCCGGTCGGCTACTTCGGCATCAACATGGGGACCGCGATCGGGGTACCGCTCGTGGCCGTCGAACCCAGGATCACCGCCGCTGTCCTCGGCCAGCACTGGCCCGACGTCCTGGCCGAGAAGGCGAAGCGGATCACCGTACCGATCGAGTTCGACCTGCAGTGGGACGACGAGCACATCCCGCGCGAGGCCGGTCTCGCACTGTTCGACGCCTTCGCCTCGAAGGAGAAGACGTTGCACGCCAACGCCGGCAGGCACAAGGAACTGCCCAGGTTCGAGGCCGACAGCGCGGTCCGGTTCTTCGCCCGGCACCTCGGCCGGGCCGGAGTCACATCGGCGACGTGA
- a CDS encoding diacylglycerol kinase family protein, which translates to MRQFTAVVNPTAGGSTGAAALLPVARLLREAGAGLDTEYSRSLAHAQELALRAGEQGRIVLAVGGDGIAGGIGGALSGTDTVLGLVPAGRGNDFARALRLPTAAADLAHVLLRHEPRRVDTIEVESAVHPRTVVLGSVYAGVDALANRHANHSRVLRGSASYYAGGLRAVGGWRPVSYRVTVDGDEHLHRGYTVVAANSAYYGSGRIIAPAARTDDGLLDVVMIREAPRRLFFTLMNELKTGAHTARPEVVILRGREIRIEADRPVPYGADGEVEATLPVTVRVRPADLAMLF; encoded by the coding sequence ATGCGACAGTTCACGGCCGTCGTCAACCCCACCGCGGGCGGCTCAACCGGGGCGGCGGCCCTGCTCCCGGTCGCCCGCCTGCTGCGGGAGGCCGGGGCCGGACTCGACACCGAGTACAGCCGCAGCCTGGCCCACGCGCAGGAACTCGCCCTCCGCGCCGGGGAGCAGGGCCGGATCGTGCTCGCGGTCGGCGGTGACGGGATCGCCGGCGGCATAGGCGGTGCCCTCAGCGGCACGGACACCGTCCTCGGTCTGGTGCCGGCGGGCCGGGGCAACGATTTCGCCCGCGCCCTCCGACTGCCCACCGCCGCCGCGGACCTGGCCCACGTCCTGCTGCGTCACGAGCCGCGCCGCGTGGACACCATCGAGGTGGAATCGGCCGTGCACCCCCGGACCGTGGTCCTGGGCAGCGTGTACGCGGGCGTCGACGCGCTCGCCAATCGGCACGCCAACCATTCACGCGTGCTGCGCGGTTCCGCCTCGTACTACGCGGGCGGTCTGCGCGCGGTCGGCGGCTGGCGTCCGGTGTCGTACCGGGTCACCGTCGACGGAGACGAACACCTCCACCGCGGCTACACCGTCGTGGCCGCCAACTCCGCCTACTACGGCTCCGGACGGATCATCGCCCCGGCCGCCCGGACGGACGACGGCCTGCTGGACGTCGTGATGATCCGGGAGGCCCCGCGCCGGCTGTTCTTCACCCTGATGAACGAGTTGAAGACCGGCGCCCACACCGCGCGGCCCGAGGTCGTGATCCTTCGGGGCCGTGAGATCCGTATCGAGGCCGACCGGCCCGTGCCGTACGGCGCGGACGGAGAGGTCGAAGCCACCCTCCCGGTCACGGTCCGGGTGCGGCCGGCCGATCTGGCCATGCTCTTCTGA
- a CDS encoding DUF3618 domain-containing protein yields the protein MSERSNDEQAAATPAEVREQVERTRAELGETVQALADKADVKARAKEKTAEVRERTAEVAEQAAAKAGELKAKAAKAAHSVQEKVPDPVKDKAAQAAGQVRDKAAQAGGQVRDKAAQAGGVWEEKAPEPLRQHAAQGARLARENRALIVAAVGAVAVVWLVSRHRKG from the coding sequence ATGAGTGAGAGGTCGAACGACGAGCAGGCCGCGGCCACGCCCGCCGAGGTGCGGGAGCAGGTCGAACGGACCCGCGCGGAACTCGGGGAGACGGTCCAGGCCCTGGCCGACAAGGCCGATGTGAAGGCCCGGGCCAAGGAGAAGACCGCCGAGGTCAGGGAGAGGACCGCCGAAGTCGCGGAGCAGGCCGCGGCGAAGGCGGGCGAGCTGAAGGCCAAGGCGGCCAAGGCCGCCCACTCGGTGCAGGAGAAGGTGCCCGACCCGGTCAAGGACAAGGCCGCCCAGGCCGCCGGGCAGGTTCGGGACAAAGCCGCGCAGGCCGGCGGCCAGGTTCGGGACAAGGCCGCGCAGGCGGGCGGCGTGTGGGAGGAGAAGGCGCCCGAGCCCTTGCGGCAGCACGCGGCCCAAGGCGCGCGCTTGGCAAGGGAGAACCGCGCCCTGATCGTGGCGGCCGTGGGTGCCGTCGCGGTCGTGTGGCTGGTGTCGCGCCACCGCAAGGGGTGA
- a CDS encoding FAD-binding oxidoreductase encodes MDMLWSGWGDPAKAAPLPDSVTGLLRDLLGVKPRDTEVRELAQISVPEPPRAPVLRALADAVGGAAHVLTDAETRIRHTRGKSTPDLLKIRTGDVEDAPAAVVLPATHDEVLAVLHACAEHGLAVVPFGGGTSVVGGLAPERSAFVALDLRRMNGMLDIDPVSRTATFQPGLRAPDAEALLAEYGFTLGHFPQSYEWATIGGFAAARSSGQASAGYGRFDEMVLGLTVATPEGTLDAGRAPRSAAGPDLRQLILGSEGAFGVITSVTVRIRPLPRTRIYEGWRFASFEEGATALRRLAQDGPRPTVLRLSDETETFIGLAQPDAIGSAEAPTGAGCTAIAGYEGTEEDTAYRRERAAEVLRSAGGTYLGAEPGERWAHGRYSAPYLRDSLLDAGAFAETLETAAFWSRLPELYTAVRAALTETLTAAGTPPLVMCHISHVYENGASLYFTVVSAQGEDAVAHWAPAKQAANEAVLNAGGTISHHHGVGTDHRDGYLREAGPLGIEALRAVKRRLDPDALLNPGILLPLD; translated from the coding sequence ATGGACATGCTGTGGAGTGGCTGGGGCGACCCCGCCAAGGCGGCGCCGCTGCCCGACTCGGTGACCGGCCTGCTGCGGGACCTGCTCGGCGTCAAGCCGCGGGACACCGAAGTGCGCGAACTTGCGCAGATCTCCGTCCCCGAGCCCCCGCGGGCTCCCGTCCTGCGGGCGCTGGCGGACGCCGTCGGCGGTGCGGCCCATGTGCTCACCGACGCGGAGACCCGGATCAGGCACACCCGAGGCAAGTCCACGCCCGACCTGCTGAAGATCCGCACGGGCGACGTCGAGGACGCCCCCGCCGCCGTCGTCCTGCCCGCCACCCACGACGAGGTGCTCGCCGTGCTGCACGCGTGCGCCGAACACGGCCTCGCCGTCGTCCCGTTCGGCGGCGGTACCTCGGTCGTCGGCGGCCTCGCGCCCGAGCGGAGCGCCTTCGTCGCCCTCGACCTGCGCCGCATGAACGGCATGCTCGACATCGACCCCGTCTCCCGGACCGCCACGTTCCAGCCGGGCCTGCGCGCCCCCGACGCGGAGGCGCTCCTCGCGGAGTACGGGTTCACTCTGGGACACTTCCCGCAGTCCTACGAGTGGGCCACCATCGGCGGGTTCGCCGCGGCCCGCTCCAGCGGACAGGCCTCCGCCGGGTACGGCCGCTTCGACGAGATGGTCCTCGGTCTCACCGTCGCGACCCCGGAGGGCACCCTCGACGCGGGACGCGCGCCCCGCTCGGCGGCCGGCCCCGATCTGCGTCAGCTGATCCTCGGTTCCGAGGGCGCGTTCGGCGTCATCACCTCCGTCACCGTGCGGATCAGGCCGCTGCCCCGGACCCGGATCTACGAGGGGTGGCGGTTCGCCTCCTTCGAGGAGGGCGCCACCGCGCTCCGCCGGCTCGCCCAGGACGGACCGCGCCCCACGGTGCTGCGGCTCTCCGACGAGACCGAGACCTTCATCGGCCTCGCCCAGCCCGACGCCATCGGTTCGGCCGAGGCACCCACGGGCGCCGGATGCACGGCGATCGCCGGCTACGAGGGGACCGAGGAGGACACCGCGTACCGCCGCGAGCGGGCCGCCGAGGTCCTGCGCTCCGCCGGGGGGACCTACCTGGGAGCCGAGCCCGGTGAACGCTGGGCGCACGGCCGCTACTCGGCGCCCTACCTGCGCGACTCCCTGCTCGACGCCGGGGCCTTCGCGGAGACCCTGGAGACCGCGGCCTTCTGGTCACGGCTCCCCGAGCTCTACACCGCCGTGCGCGCCGCGCTGACCGAGACGCTCACCGCGGCGGGAACCCCGCCCCTGGTGATGTGCCACATCTCGCACGTCTACGAGAACGGTGCCTCGCTCTATTTCACCGTGGTCTCCGCCCAGGGTGAGGACGCCGTGGCCCACTGGGCACCGGCCAAGCAGGCCGCCAACGAGGCCGTCCTGAACGCGGGCGGCACCATCAGCCACCACCACGGAGTCGGAACGGACCACCGCGACGGGTATCTCCGGGAGGCCGGGCCGCTCGGCATCGAGGCCCTGCGGGCCGTCAAGCGGAGGCTGGACCCGGACGCCCTTCTCAATCCCGGGATCCTGCTGCCCCTCGACTGA
- a CDS encoding glycerol-3-phosphate dehydrogenase/oxidase: protein MSPTSSPSAPAAPVPGSSLSAARRRRELAEAVGGDVVDVLVVGLGATGAGVALDAAARGLSVVAVDAHDLAFGTSRWSSKLIHGGLRYLASGQLDVAHESAVERGVLMARTAPHLVRAQPFVLPLTPLVSRGQASLAWAGFRAGDTLRLAARTSRATLPAPRRLSAVEARHLAPSVRPGGLRGGLLSWDGKVTDDARLVTALARTAALRGAKILTRVRALEIGGTGARVRDELTGEQGEIRARAVINASGVWAGDLVDGIRIRPSRGTHLVLRADLFGPLPAGLHIPIPGETNRFVLVLPQDDGRVYVGLTDEPVDGDVPDVPDVPESDIGFLLDVLGSALDTPVRRQDVVGAFAGLRPLLDTAPARSGESPRTSDISRRHAVLTSDDGVITVVGGKLTTYRRMAQDAVDAAVEARGLGAGPSTTASLPLVGAAFPHRLSSLAAPGPLIRRYGAEAPAVHALGARDPRLNEPVAPGHPVTRAALLWAVLHEGALDEADLLDRRTRVGLVPQDRAAAVAAAREALDEAAARPA, encoded by the coding sequence ATGAGCCCCACCAGCAGTCCGTCCGCCCCCGCGGCCCCGGTCCCCGGATCGTCGCTCTCCGCCGCCCGCCGCCGCCGTGAACTGGCCGAGGCCGTGGGCGGCGACGTGGTGGACGTCCTGGTCGTCGGACTCGGCGCCACCGGCGCCGGGGTCGCCCTGGACGCCGCCGCCCGAGGTCTCAGCGTCGTCGCCGTGGACGCCCACGACCTCGCCTTCGGCACCTCGCGCTGGAGTTCCAAGCTCATCCACGGCGGACTGCGCTACCTCGCCTCCGGCCAGCTCGACGTGGCCCACGAGAGCGCGGTCGAACGAGGCGTGCTGATGGCGCGGACCGCCCCGCACCTGGTGCGCGCCCAGCCCTTCGTACTGCCGCTGACGCCGCTGGTGTCACGCGGTCAGGCCTCCCTGGCCTGGGCCGGTTTCCGGGCCGGGGACACCCTGCGGCTGGCCGCCCGCACCTCCCGCGCCACGCTGCCCGCGCCGCGCCGGCTCTCCGCCGTGGAGGCCCGCCACCTGGCACCGTCCGTCCGCCCCGGCGGCCTGCGCGGCGGTCTGCTGTCCTGGGACGGAAAGGTGACCGACGACGCCCGGCTCGTCACCGCGCTCGCCCGCACCGCGGCCCTCCGCGGCGCGAAGATCCTCACCCGGGTCAGGGCGCTGGAGATCGGCGGGACCGGGGCCCGCGTCCGCGACGAACTCACCGGCGAGCAGGGCGAGATCAGGGCCCGGGCGGTGATCAACGCGTCCGGCGTGTGGGCGGGCGACCTCGTCGACGGCATCCGTATCCGCCCCTCGCGCGGAACCCATCTGGTGCTGCGCGCCGACCTGTTCGGGCCGCTGCCCGCAGGTCTGCACATCCCGATCCCGGGCGAGACCAATCGCTTCGTCCTCGTCCTGCCGCAGGACGACGGCCGTGTGTACGTCGGTCTGACCGACGAACCCGTCGACGGGGACGTACCGGACGTGCCCGACGTGCCCGAGTCGGACATCGGCTTCCTGCTGGACGTCCTGGGCTCCGCTCTGGACACTCCGGTCAGACGCCAGGACGTCGTCGGCGCCTTCGCGGGGCTGCGCCCGCTGCTGGACACCGCGCCGGCGCGCTCGGGGGAATCCCCCCGCACCTCGGACATCTCACGGCGGCACGCCGTCCTCACCTCCGACGACGGGGTGATCACCGTGGTCGGAGGGAAACTCACCACCTACCGGCGCATGGCACAGGACGCGGTCGACGCGGCGGTCGAGGCCCGAGGGCTCGGCGCCGGCCCCTCGACCACCGCCTCCCTGCCGCTGGTCGGAGCCGCGTTCCCGCACCGTCTCAGCTCGCTGGCCGCCCCCGGGCCGCTGATCCGTCGATACGGCGCCGAGGCCCCCGCCGTCCACGCGCTCGGCGCCCGCGATCCCCGGCTGAACGAGCCCGTGGCGCCCGGACACCCCGTCACGCGGGCCGCACTGCTCTGGGCCGTGCTGCACGAGGGCGCCCTCGACGAGGCCGACCTGCTGGACCGGCGTACCCGCGTCGGTCTGGTGCCGCAGGACCGGGCCGCCGCTGTGGCGGCCGCCCGGGAGGCACTCGACGAGGCCGCGGCCCGCCCCGCCTGA
- a CDS encoding YhjD/YihY/BrkB family envelope integrity protein: MPKKAPPADDQPDRPAARVRLGRVLRDSPVGRGLRLGRDIELAQRSLGFAALGFLTLVPLLIVVSAADPAHGRGFAQWLGDGLGVSRAAREQVARLFAGPAQVLQTTTAFGLAALAVFGLSFGAAVQTGYEKVWDLPPARWYARWRQVLWLAVLIGSLYVTATTTLWRHSAAGTLTAALSAVLFFWWSQWMLLGGRVAPRALLPGAVLTSLGLLGLRVFSRLVFSPLIASSAVTYGPFGTVLVVQSWLVGVGVVVFYGALLGRLAHEEIPTVAKA, encoded by the coding sequence ATGCCGAAGAAGGCTCCACCAGCGGACGACCAACCCGACCGACCGGCCGCGCGGGTACGGCTGGGCCGGGTGCTGCGCGATTCCCCGGTCGGCCGGGGATTGCGCCTCGGCAGGGACATCGAACTGGCCCAGCGGTCCCTGGGCTTCGCGGCGCTCGGCTTCCTGACCCTGGTGCCGCTCCTGATCGTGGTCTCCGCCGCCGACCCGGCGCACGGGCGGGGGTTCGCGCAGTGGCTGGGGGACGGGCTCGGTGTGTCGAGGGCCGCCAGAGAGCAGGTCGCGCGGCTGTTCGCGGGGCCCGCGCAGGTACTTCAGACGACGACCGCGTTCGGACTCGCCGCCCTCGCCGTCTTCGGCCTGAGCTTCGGGGCGGCGGTACAGACGGGCTACGAGAAGGTCTGGGACCTGCCTCCGGCCCGCTGGTACGCGCGATGGCGCCAGGTGCTGTGGCTCGCCGTCCTGATCGGCTCCCTGTACGTGACCGCGACCACCACGCTGTGGCGTCACTCGGCCGCCGGCACGCTGACCGCTGCGCTGAGCGCCGTCCTGTTCTTCTGGTGGTCGCAGTGGATGCTGCTCGGCGGACGGGTCGCACCGAGGGCCCTGCTGCCCGGCGCGGTCCTGACCTCGCTGGGCCTGCTCGGGCTCCGGGTCTTCTCCCGTCTCGTCTTCTCACCGCTGATCGCCTCCAGCGCTGTCACCTACGGCCCGTTCGGTACCGTCCTGGTCGTCCAGTCCTGGCTGGTCGGGGTGGGCGTCGTCGTCTTCTACGGCGCATTGCTGGGGCGACTGGCGCACGAGGAAATCCCCACCGTGGCAAAGGCTTGA
- a CDS encoding TetR/AcrR family transcriptional regulator, translated as MTPIRHNHSERPDSDPVLDAVRDCVLAVGVRRTTLTDVARRAGVSRMTLYRRWPDVRSLVGDLMTREWVDVATRAMPERKPDQDTRSLIVDGLVAGVEAFRAHPLFCKIIDVDPELLLPYVLDRRGASQEALLGLLADALTEGHADGSVRRAPTRRQARAVLLVVQSFTLSLRTMTDEDDPELTSGAFLDELRTLLERTLTP; from the coding sequence ATGACGCCTATTCGTCACAACCACTCGGAACGCCCGGACAGCGATCCCGTCCTCGACGCCGTACGCGACTGCGTCCTCGCGGTCGGAGTCCGGCGCACCACCCTGACCGACGTGGCCCGGCGGGCCGGCGTCTCGCGGATGACGCTCTACCGGCGCTGGCCCGACGTACGGTCGCTGGTCGGCGATCTGATGACCCGTGAGTGGGTCGACGTGGCGACCCGTGCCATGCCGGAGCGGAAGCCGGACCAGGACACGCGCTCCCTGATCGTGGACGGACTGGTGGCCGGGGTCGAGGCGTTCAGGGCCCACCCGCTCTTCTGCAAGATCATCGACGTCGACCCCGAACTGCTGCTGCCCTACGTACTGGACCGCCGCGGTGCCAGCCAGGAAGCCCTTCTGGGTCTCCTCGCCGACGCGCTGACGGAGGGGCACGCCGACGGATCGGTGCGGCGCGCCCCCACCCGGCGGCAGGCCCGTGCCGTGCTGCTCGTGGTCCAGTCCTTCACCCTGTCGCTGCGGACCATGACCGACGAGGACGACCCCGAACTGACCAGCGGCGCCTTCCTCGACGAGCTGCGCACCCTTCTGGAGAGGACCCTCACGCCATGA
- a CDS encoding L,D-transpeptidase, with the protein MALVMVAVLAGTSACGGGTPKASSDDGKGGTAKPTASTKPSPPKPSGPPMLLETITPQTGATVGVAMPISVIFTNPVGAKARADVEKHMKVTSSQPMTGAWHWFGDRRADWRPKSYWASGTKVKITADLKGVTNGNGRYGTRSYVHDFTVGDDVRADVSVTGHTMKVTRNGAPVRTLSINAGSAQYPTWNGVMAVIDKQEKVHMTSCSVGISCTKGAPNYYDLTLPWDVHLTQSGTYVHYSTGDPNPGSGSARGSHGCVHLSMSDAKWFYGQVKQGDPVSVTGSPRAKASADNGYAAFNLSWDQWLSGSASGASTAG; encoded by the coding sequence ATGGCACTCGTCATGGTTGCGGTGCTGGCGGGCACCAGCGCCTGTGGCGGGGGGACACCGAAAGCGAGTTCCGACGACGGAAAGGGCGGGACGGCGAAGCCGACGGCCAGCACCAAGCCGTCTCCACCGAAGCCCTCGGGGCCGCCGATGCTGCTGGAGACGATCACACCGCAGACCGGCGCCACGGTCGGCGTCGCGATGCCGATCTCGGTGATATTCACCAATCCGGTCGGCGCGAAGGCCCGCGCCGATGTCGAGAAGCACATGAAGGTGACCAGCTCTCAGCCGATGACGGGGGCGTGGCACTGGTTCGGGGACCGGCGCGCCGACTGGCGGCCCAAGTCGTACTGGGCATCCGGTACGAAGGTGAAGATCACCGCCGATCTGAAGGGTGTGACCAACGGCAACGGCCGTTACGGCACGCGTTCCTACGTGCACGACTTCACGGTCGGCGACGACGTCCGTGCGGATGTGTCGGTCACCGGGCACACCATGAAGGTCACGCGGAACGGCGCGCCCGTGCGGACGCTGTCGATCAACGCGGGGAGCGCCCAGTACCCCACGTGGAACGGCGTCATGGCGGTGATCGACAAGCAGGAGAAGGTCCACATGACCTCGTGCAGCGTCGGCATCAGCTGCACCAAGGGCGCCCCCAACTACTACGACCTGACCCTTCCCTGGGATGTCCACCTCACCCAGTCCGGCACCTACGTCCACTACTCGACCGGTGACCCGAACCCCGGCAGTGGCAGTGCCCGGGGCTCGCACGGCTGTGTCCACCTGTCGATGTCCGACGCCAAGTGGTTCTACGGCCAGGTCAAGCAGGGCGACCCGGTCTCCGTGACGGGCTCCCCGCGGGCGAAGGCCTCGGCCGACAACGGCTACGCCGCCTTCAACCTGAGCTGGGACCAGTGGCTGTCGGGCAGCGCGAGCGGGGCTTCCACCGCCGGCTGA
- a CDS encoding plasmid stabilization protein, producing the protein MPAGSNRKRERQYEHIKESARERGESTSRAKEIAARTVNKERARAGESRTASDASLRDPKSASQRGGLRSHSGAQGPTKDQLYEEARKRKVHGRSSMNKQQLKNALGR; encoded by the coding sequence ATGCCCGCAGGATCGAACAGGAAACGAGAGCGGCAGTACGAGCACATCAAGGAGAGCGCGCGGGAACGCGGAGAGTCCACGAGCCGGGCGAAGGAGATCGCGGCGCGCACCGTGAACAAGGAGCGGGCGAGGGCCGGAGAGTCGAGGACCGCCAGTGACGCGTCCCTGCGCGACCCGAAGTCGGCGTCGCAGCGGGGCGGGCTGCGCTCGCACTCCGGAGCGCAAGGGCCCACCAAGGACCAGTTGTACGAGGAGGCCAGGAAGCGCAAGGTCCACGGCCGCTCCTCGATGAACAAGCAGCAGCTGAAGAACGCGCTGGGCCGCTGA
- a CDS encoding fic family toxin-antitoxin system, toxin component, whose product MDLHIDVPWILQVAEIAGAGDPAPDDYGVPVAAVACHQARLLEQPVYDGVYARAAALVHVLGRCRWLERSNMAVAAATGVMYLEASGIPVKPTRDDAVALRDLLRDPACTAARIAELLRSWPAVT is encoded by the coding sequence ATGGACCTGCACATCGACGTCCCCTGGATCCTGCAGGTCGCCGAGATCGCCGGAGCGGGTGATCCGGCCCCCGACGACTACGGGGTGCCGGTGGCCGCGGTCGCCTGTCACCAGGCGCGACTGCTGGAGCAGCCCGTGTACGACGGCGTCTACGCCCGCGCCGCCGCCCTGGTGCACGTACTGGGCCGGTGCCGGTGGCTGGAGCGCTCCAACATGGCCGTCGCGGCGGCCACGGGTGTGATGTATCTGGAGGCCTCGGGCATCCCGGTGAAGCCCACCCGGGACGACGCCGTCGCGCTGCGCGATCTGCTCCGCGACCCCGCCTGCACCGCCGCGAGGATCGCCGAGCTGCTGCGTTCCTGGCCCGCGGTCACCTGA